From Echinicola jeungdonensis, the proteins below share one genomic window:
- a CDS encoding family 43 glycosylhydrolase, with translation MTRLNIVYPPTFSFILLISFLMGCTSEEGEKSEKMVEEVKQEQTFQNPILGGDYPDPTIIRDGKDYYMTHSSFEYYPGLLIWHSTDLIHWERVAFALKENIGSVWAPDLIKHKGIYYIYFPAGGTNWVVTSKSPEGPWSAPVDLKLEGYIDPGHVVDEEGNRYLYLSKGYVVALADDGLSNVGKPEPGYQGWEFPKSWSTECFCLESPKSTVKNGYYYQTVAEGGTAGPATSHMVVSGRAKSPLGPWENSPYNPIVHTDSREERWWSQGHGSLVDDVEGNWWILYHGYEKDFHTLGRQTLMLPIEWTEDDWFRVPAGVSAGDPIRKPAGSNEIAEDVLSDDFSGKELGLQWQFFNLYSPERVEMENGQLELMADGNSFENSSPLLVNAKDRNYEIQVEYTLEEGATAGLTLFYDEQANMRISVDTKQFTVYNQEHRKISESNQLGKHGFIRILNDAHEVILYFSADGKDWQRVERTIYAQGFNHNIFGRFLSLRAGLFAFGEGKVKFDNFIYREL, from the coding sequence ATGACCAGATTAAATATTGTTTATCCCCCAACCTTTTCTTTTATCCTGCTTATCAGTTTTTTAATGGGATGTACTTCTGAGGAAGGTGAAAAATCAGAAAAAATGGTGGAGGAAGTTAAGCAAGAGCAAACCTTTCAAAACCCAATATTAGGAGGAGATTATCCCGACCCTACCATCATTAGGGATGGAAAGGATTATTACATGACCCATTCCTCTTTTGAATATTATCCAGGTTTGTTGATTTGGCACTCCACCGATTTGATTCACTGGGAAAGGGTAGCCTTTGCCCTTAAAGAGAATATTGGTTCTGTTTGGGCACCGGATTTAATTAAACACAAGGGGATATATTATATTTATTTTCCGGCAGGTGGCACCAATTGGGTGGTAACTTCAAAATCACCGGAAGGTCCTTGGTCAGCTCCAGTGGACTTGAAACTAGAAGGATACATTGACCCTGGTCATGTAGTAGACGAGGAAGGAAATCGGTACCTGTATCTTTCCAAAGGATATGTCGTAGCTTTAGCAGATGATGGTTTGTCCAACGTGGGGAAGCCGGAGCCAGGTTATCAGGGTTGGGAATTTCCAAAATCATGGAGCACGGAGTGTTTTTGTTTGGAATCTCCCAAGTCCACTGTTAAAAATGGCTATTATTATCAAACGGTGGCCGAAGGAGGCACCGCCGGCCCAGCTACTTCACATATGGTCGTATCCGGAAGAGCTAAATCTCCACTAGGCCCTTGGGAAAATTCTCCCTATAATCCAATTGTGCATACTGATAGCCGGGAGGAACGTTGGTGGAGCCAGGGACATGGTTCCCTTGTGGACGATGTGGAAGGGAACTGGTGGATACTCTATCATGGCTATGAAAAGGACTTTCATACCTTGGGCCGTCAAACTCTGATGTTGCCTATAGAATGGACGGAAGATGACTGGTTTCGTGTGCCGGCAGGAGTGTCAGCGGGTGATCCGATCAGAAAACCCGCAGGTTCCAATGAAATTGCTGAAGATGTACTTTCCGATGATTTTTCAGGGAAGGAGCTTGGGCTTCAATGGCAGTTCTTTAACCTTTATTCCCCGGAAAGGGTGGAGATGGAAAATGGCCAACTGGAATTAATGGCAGATGGAAATTCTTTTGAAAACAGCTCTCCATTGTTAGTCAATGCCAAAGACCGGAATTATGAAATTCAAGTGGAATATACCCTAGAAGAGGGCGCTACAGCGGGGCTGACATTATTTTACGATGAACAGGCCAATATGCGCATTTCTGTAGATACTAAGCAATTTACAGTTTACAACCAAGAGCACAGAAAAATCAGTGAAAGCAACCAATTGGGGAAACATGGATTTATAAGAATTCTCAATGATGCCCATGAAGTAATCCTTTACTTTAGTGCGGATGGAAAAGACTGGCAACGGGTAGAAAGAACCATTTATGCCCAGGGTTTTAATCATAATATTTTTGGCAGGTTTTTGAGCCTCAGGGCAGGCTTATTTGCTTTTGGGGAGGGTAAAGTGAAGTTTGATAATTTTATTTACCGCGAGCTTTAG
- a CDS encoding GreA/GreB family elongation factor: MSRGFVKEDDQEEVPMVPPRADLPEGITNYVTQVGMDELLAERQMLLDERNNLDSANEKERRIASNHIKAKLQLLDARIATAKVVNLQDQPQDEIRFGATVKLKVGATKKVQTFQIVGVDEANISKGKIAFTSPLAKALIDKKVGEKAVLKLARGENVFDVLEIVYK; encoded by the coding sequence ATGAGCAGAGGATTTGTCAAAGAAGATGATCAGGAAGAAGTTCCAATGGTACCGCCCAGAGCGGATTTACCTGAAGGGATAACCAACTATGTGACGCAAGTTGGCATGGATGAACTATTGGCCGAAAGGCAGATGCTGCTAGATGAAAGGAATAACCTAGACAGCGCGAATGAAAAAGAGCGAAGAATTGCTTCCAATCATATTAAAGCAAAGTTACAGCTTTTGGATGCTCGAATCGCAACTGCTAAAGTCGTGAACCTCCAAGATCAACCCCAGGATGAAATTAGATTTGGAGCCACCGTAAAGCTCAAAGTTGGGGCAACCAAAAAAGTCCAGACCTTTCAGATCGTTGGGGTGGATGAGGCCAATATTTCCAAAGGGAAAATTGCTTTTACTTCCCCTTTGGCCAAAGCTTTAATTGATAAAAAAGTAGGAGAAAAAGCAGTTTTAAAACTGGCCAGGGGAGAAAATGTATTTGATGTTTTGGAAATAGTATATAAATAG
- a CDS encoding DUF4256 domain-containing protein has translation MGNPKELPAEQIEGLISTLKARFEKNRVRHQGIEWAEVQFKLEKNTEKIWSLFEMERTGGEPDVVGLDNKSGEFIFFDCSAESPKGRRSLCFDREALESRKDYPPKNNVIDMAAEMGIELLTEEQYRELQQLGDFDTKSSSWVQTPIEIRRLGGALFCDRRYNHVFIYHNGAQSYYAARGFRGSLRV, from the coding sequence ATGGGGAATCCAAAAGAATTGCCTGCCGAGCAAATTGAAGGATTGATAAGCACCTTAAAGGCCCGTTTTGAGAAAAACAGGGTCCGCCATCAGGGGATTGAATGGGCAGAAGTGCAGTTCAAGTTGGAGAAAAATACCGAAAAAATATGGTCGTTATTTGAAATGGAAAGAACTGGAGGAGAACCTGATGTGGTGGGGCTTGATAACAAATCTGGTGAATTTATTTTTTTTGACTGTTCAGCAGAAAGTCCCAAAGGCCGGAGAAGCCTTTGTTTTGACCGAGAGGCACTAGAATCCAGAAAAGACTACCCTCCAAAAAATAACGTTATCGATATGGCTGCTGAAATGGGTATTGAGCTATTGACAGAAGAACAATACCGGGAATTGCAGCAACTGGGAGATTTCGATACCAAATCTTCCAGTTGGGTCCAAACCCCTATCGAAATAAGAAGGTTAGGTGGAGCTCTTTTTTGCGACCGTCGGTATAATCACGTTTTCATATACCACAACGGGGCGCAATCTTATTATGCCGCCAGAGGGTTTCGAGGTTCCTTAAGGGTTTGA
- a CDS encoding YdeI/OmpD-associated family protein: MEKKHLNPKVDFFFNKTDKWQEEFEFLRFVVLDCGLKEELKWGKPCYTHEGNNIVLIHGFKEYCAFFFHKGALLKDPKGILIQQTENVQSARQIRFTHVQKIQEMESTLKDYIRQAIEVERAGLKVDLKKTREYNVPEEFQMKLDESPTLKKAFEALTPGRQRGYLLHFSQPKQSKTRASRVEKCIGRIFEGKGLNDR; this comes from the coding sequence ATGGAAAAAAAACATTTAAATCCAAAGGTTGACTTTTTCTTTAATAAAACTGATAAATGGCAGGAGGAATTTGAATTTTTAAGATTTGTAGTCCTTGATTGTGGACTTAAAGAAGAGTTGAAATGGGGAAAGCCTTGTTACACTCATGAGGGAAACAACATTGTCCTTATTCATGGTTTTAAAGAATATTGTGCGTTTTTTTTTCACAAAGGTGCCTTGTTAAAAGATCCAAAAGGAATTCTGATCCAACAAACTGAAAATGTTCAATCGGCCCGACAAATCAGATTTACCCATGTTCAGAAAATACAGGAGATGGAATCCACACTAAAGGATTATATCAGGCAAGCCATTGAAGTGGAAAGGGCGGGACTGAAGGTTGATTTAAAAAAGACCAGAGAATACAATGTCCCAGAAGAATTCCAAATGAAATTGGATGAAAGCCCAACCTTAAAAAAGGCTTTTGAAGCCCTGACGCCAGGCCGGCAGAGGGGATACCTGCTTCATTTTTCCCAACCTAAACAATCCAAAACCAGGGCCTCAAGGGTTGAAAAATGTATTGGAAGAATATTTGAAGGAAAAGGTTTGAATGACCGGTAA
- a CDS encoding GAF domain-containing sensor histidine kinase, which yields MKTISPNPGIIDTEQLVNIVQKLSLAHDIQGIMQVVRYYARRLTGADGATFVLREEDKCYYAEEDAISPLWKGERFPMSSCISGWVMENKKPVVIDDIYMDDRVPIDVYKSTFVISLTMVPIRSLDPIGAIGNYWATPHHPTEQEVRILQALADLTAVSIENIEVKNKLELKVKERTNELSDALEREIEIHKMKSTIVSMASHEFRTPLSTILSSAFLVQKYIEANQKGNGYKQLNRIKSSVKALIETLNDFLSLDKLEQRKVEPNIERIDLNSFLREISEGLDGMKKVGQTIQICLNGSPDLTVDKIILRNVLINLLSNAIKYSDRDIYLIANVTDSQITLIVKDQGIGIPQNQQEKIFSKFFRANNVNDIPGTGLGLNIVKHYINLLDGTIDFISQENKGTTFILQIPNNLEDRKSKGY from the coding sequence ATGAAAACAATAAGCCCAAACCCTGGAATAATAGATACTGAACAATTGGTGAATATTGTCCAAAAGCTATCTCTGGCGCACGATATTCAGGGAATCATGCAAGTTGTTCGTTATTATGCACGCAGGTTAACAGGTGCAGATGGGGCAACATTTGTTCTTAGGGAGGAGGACAAGTGTTACTATGCAGAAGAGGATGCCATTAGTCCATTGTGGAAAGGTGAAAGGTTCCCCATGTCCAGTTGTATCAGTGGCTGGGTTATGGAAAACAAGAAACCAGTTGTAATTGATGATATTTATATGGATGACCGGGTTCCCATAGATGTTTATAAGTCAACTTTCGTAATAAGTTTGACCATGGTTCCCATTCGTTCTTTGGACCCCATTGGTGCAATCGGTAATTATTGGGCTACCCCTCACCATCCCACAGAGCAGGAAGTTAGGATCCTTCAAGCATTGGCAGATCTTACTGCTGTGTCAATAGAAAATATAGAAGTAAAAAACAAGCTGGAACTTAAGGTCAAAGAACGTACCAATGAACTTTCCGATGCCCTGGAAAGGGAAATTGAGATTCATAAAATGAAGTCAACGATTGTTTCCATGGCTAGCCATGAATTTCGAACCCCATTGAGTACGATCCTTTCAAGTGCTTTCCTTGTCCAAAAATATATAGAGGCTAACCAAAAGGGTAATGGATACAAACAACTGAACCGAATAAAATCATCGGTCAAAGCGCTAATTGAAACCCTAAATGACTTCCTTTCCCTCGATAAATTAGAGCAAAGAAAGGTGGAACCTAATATAGAGAGGATTGATCTGAATTCCTTTCTGAGGGAAATATCCGAGGGCCTCGATGGAATGAAAAAGGTAGGGCAAACCATCCAAATTTGCCTTAATGGTTCCCCAGACCTGACTGTAGATAAAATAATATTGCGGAATGTATTGATCAATTTGCTGTCTAATGCTATCAAATATTCAGATAGGGACATTTACCTTATAGCCAATGTTACAGATTCTCAAATAACATTGATTGTTAAAGACCAAGGGATTGGGATACCCCAAAACCAACAGGAAAAAATTTTCAGCAAGTTTTTCAGGGCAAATAACGTAAACGACATTCCGGGCACAGGACTAGGGCTAAATATTGTTAAACATTATATTAATCTTCTTGATGGAACGATAGATTTTATTAGCCAAGAAAATAAAGGAACCACCTTTATTCTTCAAATTCCCAATAACTTGGAGGATAGGAAAAGTAAGGGTTATTGA